In one window of Camelina sativa cultivar DH55 chromosome 15, Cs, whole genome shotgun sequence DNA:
- the LOC104744842 gene encoding putative uncharacterized protein DDB_G0290521 — protein MESKNKTFRIIVIVTVSTLATIFIAPVESKYVGSRSLLHVFPDSPSPAPAPGPEVMNPITSPAYSPADETDIEDYSAASPEAPTPAEADIDSPAASPQAPTPAETDIDSPAASPEAPTPTESDIDSPAASPEDSNPPSEEDDLEASPSSSPSVLSGINILSSAKNVLNTPLLSPEIKTICGKTDFPPLCESSVSPLLTVSQLKPDVSSVLVLAIQASINATKAAMAIVEKVAADDCKELYDDALANLEDATNAVKTRDIATVNTNLSAAMTDYSTCNDGFEEAGEPNPLADVSGKLTKMVSNCLAISTLIK, from the coding sequence atggaatcaaAGAATAAAACCTTTCGGATCATCGTGATCGTCACGGTTTCTACTTTGGCCACGATCTTTATAGCCCCCGTAGAATCCAAATACGTCGGCTCGAGATCTCTACTCCATGTGTTTCCAGACTCTCCATCTCCTGCACCAGCTCCGGGACCAGAAGTTATGAATCCGATCACTAGTCCAGCTTATTCTCCGGCTGATGAGACAGATATAGAAGACTATTCCGCGGCATCACCTGAAGCTCCCACCCCGGCTGAGGCAGATATAGACTCTCCCGCGGCATCACCTCAAGCTCCCACCCCGGCTGAGACAGACATCGACTCTCCCGCGGCATCACCTGAAGCTCCCACTCCGACGGAGTCAGACATCGACTCCCCCGCGGCGTCACCTGAGGACTCGAATCCACCGTCTGAGGAAGATGATCTCGAggcttctccttcatcttctccatctgTACTATCTGGAATCAACATTTTGAGTTCGGCCAAAAACGTTTTGAATACGCCATTGTTGTCTCCGGAGATCAAAACCATCTGCGGCAAAACTGACTTCCCTCCGTTATGCGAATCCTCCGTTAGTCCTCTGTTAACCGTGTCTCAGCTGAAACCAGACGTTTCCTCTGTCCTCGTTCTCGCGATCCAAGCTTCGATCAACGCCACCAAGGCGGCCATGGCCATCGTAGAAAAAGTAGCCGCGGATGATTGCAAGGAACTGTACGACGACGCCCTTGCGAATTTGGAAGACGCGACTAACGCCGTTAAGACACGCGACATTGCCACCGTTAACACTAACTTGAGTGCGGCGATGACGGACTACAGCACGTGCAACGACGGCTTCGAGGAAGCGGGAGAGCCTAACCCGTTGGCTGACGTGAGCGGCAAGCTTACGAAGATGGTTAGTAACTGTCTCGCTATCTCTACGTTGATCAAGTGA